A single region of the Vibrio chagasii genome encodes:
- a CDS encoding DUF5062 family protein — translation MSKTAKIMNEDKLVKKALEVGFKMAKLQGFDLPNSSQPIKVKAVYLFLVEVNQITPLPDSKLDGANIKKRLALWIHNALPDNDPLK, via the coding sequence ATGTCGAAAACCGCGAAGATCATGAATGAAGATAAGCTGGTTAAAAAGGCTCTAGAAGTCGGTTTTAAAATGGCAAAGTTGCAAGGTTTCGATTTGCCGAACTCATCTCAACCAATCAAGGTTAAGGCTGTTTATCTATTTCTTGTTGAAGTAAATCAAATCACTCCGTTACCAGACAGTAAGTTGGATGGTGCAAATATTAAGAAGCGCCTAGCGTTATGGATACACAACGCATTGCCTGACAACGATCCTCTGAAGTAA
- a CDS encoding DUF5993 family protein: MMSLLFLLLLVAMLCAFFDKKTAAYGFFAGSVILGLYWFNHHATDSLPILL, from the coding sequence ATGATGTCTTTACTGTTTCTACTATTACTCGTGGCTATGCTATGCGCTTTTTTCGACAAAAAGACTGCAGCTTATGGCTTTTTTGCGGGCTCCGTGATCCTAGGGTTGTATTGGTTTAATCACCATGCGACTGATTCATTACCCATCTTATTGTAA
- a CDS encoding disulfide bond formation protein B — protein sequence MNRDQLTLLNTLGLLGMTAVLLIGFILQFVLHELPCPLCLLQRIGFVMVAFGFMLNVVYGPQPRHYGIVLIGALYGVATSLRQVSLHVIPGTPGYGSPIFGMHYYTWAFVLFAATILAVAVILILTNKEPSQEAYKMSNLGRVACLLAIVVVALNAIATFVECGPYQCPDNPISYWLLS from the coding sequence ATGAATCGAGATCAATTAACGCTCCTAAATACGCTTGGCCTACTCGGTATGACTGCCGTTCTGTTGATAGGCTTTATCCTTCAGTTTGTTCTTCATGAGTTGCCTTGCCCGCTGTGTTTATTGCAGCGCATCGGTTTCGTAATGGTTGCGTTTGGCTTTATGTTGAATGTGGTTTATGGACCTCAACCTCGTCACTATGGCATTGTTTTGATCGGTGCCTTGTATGGTGTCGCCACCTCACTACGGCAGGTATCGCTGCATGTGATTCCAGGCACGCCTGGCTATGGTAGTCCTATCTTTGGGATGCACTATTACACTTGGGCTTTCGTGTTATTTGCTGCGACCATATTAGCGGTTGCCGTCATTTTAATATTGACCAATAAAGAACCGTCGCAAGAAGCTTATAAGATGAGTAACTTGGGGCGTGTGGCGTGCTTATTAGCCATCGTTGTGGTTGCCCTCAATGCCATTGCAACCTTTGTTGAATGCGGACCTTATCAGTGCCCTGATAATCCTATTAGTTACTGGCTACTGAGCTAG
- a CDS encoding sugar O-acetyltransferase gives MSNTNVKTELEKMLSGQVYNGADQEIETMRSNARKSLMAFNSHQDPDQQHTLQEQLFGKVGSSSLIQPPFHCEFGKTIEIGDDTFINMNVVMLDGAKIKIGNNVLVGPSVQFYTASHSLDHRSRRQWETFCFPIIVEDDVWIGGNSVINQDVTIGARSVIAANSVVNSDVPPDCLYGGTPAKLIRYLNRKNENKYTRQ, from the coding sequence ATGAGTAATACAAACGTTAAAACTGAACTAGAAAAGATGCTATCTGGGCAAGTATATAATGGTGCAGACCAAGAAATTGAAACCATGCGTTCCAATGCCAGAAAGTCGCTAATGGCTTTCAACAGCCACCAAGACCCAGACCAGCAACACACATTGCAAGAGCAGCTATTTGGTAAGGTTGGTAGCAGCAGCTTAATCCAGCCCCCTTTTCATTGTGAGTTTGGTAAAACCATCGAGATTGGTGACGACACCTTCATCAACATGAATGTGGTCATGCTGGACGGTGCTAAAATCAAAATTGGCAACAATGTTTTAGTGGGGCCGAGCGTTCAGTTTTATACCGCTTCTCACTCTCTGGATCACAGAAGTCGTCGTCAGTGGGAAACCTTCTGTTTCCCTATTATCGTTGAAGATGATGTATGGATTGGTGGGAACTCGGTCATTAATCAAGATGTGACAATTGGCGCTCGCTCCGTTATCGCTGCCAACTCTGTCGTCAACAGTGATGTGCCACCAGACTGTCTCTATGGCGGCACACCAGCCAAATTAATCCGGTATCTGAATCGAAAGAATGAAAACAAATACACTCGCCAATAA
- the add gene encoding adenosine deaminase, whose protein sequence is MDFLALPKIDLHCHLDGSVRPDTIIDLAKQYNIELPEDRDAVVQSLTVPEDCKNLDEYLACFSLPLKVMQTEEAIERISFELYEDAALENVKYLEVRFAPILHVNKGLSLDAIIASAVKGMKRAEEKYDIKGNYIMSVLRMFPKDSIKDVIDAGKPYLGKGVVAFDIAGGEKPGFCAEFPEYTQYAIEQGYRVTVHAGEQWHGQNVYDAVTMLDAERIGHGVHIQGNEDAYNIVKEKQVALETCPTSNVQTKCIHKFSDHPISEFKKDGIVVTINTDNRTVSNTTMTNEVKRVCETFDLTKEDYAEIYKYSVESAFASDEVKQHLMGFVEQI, encoded by the coding sequence ATGGATTTTCTAGCACTACCAAAGATTGACTTACACTGCCACCTAGACGGAAGTGTTCGCCCAGATACGATTATTGATCTAGCAAAACAGTACAATATCGAACTACCTGAAGACCGTGATGCGGTTGTTCAATCTCTAACTGTGCCAGAAGATTGCAAAAACCTAGATGAGTACCTAGCTTGTTTCAGCCTGCCACTTAAAGTGATGCAAACTGAAGAAGCGATTGAGCGTATCTCTTTTGAGCTTTACGAAGACGCAGCACTAGAAAACGTTAAGTACCTAGAAGTTCGTTTCGCACCAATCCTGCACGTGAATAAAGGCCTGTCTCTTGACGCGATCATTGCAAGTGCAGTGAAAGGCATGAAGCGTGCTGAAGAGAAATACGACATCAAGGGCAACTACATTATGTCTGTGCTACGTATGTTCCCTAAAGATTCAATCAAAGACGTGATCGATGCAGGTAAGCCATACCTTGGTAAAGGCGTTGTAGCATTTGATATTGCTGGCGGCGAAAAGCCAGGTTTCTGTGCTGAGTTCCCTGAATACACGCAATACGCGATCGAACAAGGCTACCGAGTGACGGTTCACGCAGGTGAGCAATGGCACGGTCAAAACGTTTACGACGCTGTTACTATGCTGGACGCTGAGCGTATCGGCCACGGTGTTCACATCCAAGGTAACGAAGATGCGTACAACATTGTGAAAGAGAAGCAGGTTGCGCTTGAAACTTGCCCAACGAGTAACGTTCAAACTAAATGTATTCACAAATTCAGCGACCACCCAATTTCTGAATTCAAGAAAGATGGCATCGTTGTAACAATCAACACAGATAACCGCACTGTGTCGAACACAACAATGACTAACGAAGTGAAACGCGTATGTGAAACTTTCGACCTAACGAAAGAAGATTACGCAGAAATCTACAAGTACTCTGTAGAAAGCGCATTTGCCTCAGACGAAGTAAAACAGCACCTAATGGGTTTTGTTGAGCAAATCTAA
- a CDS encoding LysR substrate-binding domain-containing protein, whose product MVDVKSLLKCDMNLLLCLHVLIEERSVSKTAERLFLSQSAVSKQLTKLRALFDDPLFERESKGLFPTPKALVLAPKIHQILLQIEKLTVPEVFDPKESERTFTIDLVETAYTAVYPQFMPTALADAPHITINSSTWSSDSFKRLLKREVDFGIGIFELDERASTHVQCIPDELDYVELCLDYSVCLMRNDHPALQEEWNLDTFLKYRHIQLVTGGAGDWLLMEVLNAKQLEINKAANVSDITSAIKLCKQSDLLMCYPYNSVRDYIDSGELVMKPVPIDLVPGGLFLLWHHYFDSEPSHRWLRELIVKKTQDSQ is encoded by the coding sequence ATGGTCGATGTTAAAAGCTTACTTAAATGCGATATGAATTTGCTGCTGTGCTTACATGTTCTGATTGAAGAGCGTAGTGTGAGCAAAACGGCAGAGCGGCTGTTTTTGAGCCAATCTGCGGTAAGCAAACAACTTACCAAGCTGCGAGCTTTGTTTGACGACCCGCTATTTGAGCGTGAGTCTAAAGGGCTATTCCCAACCCCAAAAGCACTCGTATTGGCGCCTAAAATTCACCAAATTTTGCTGCAAATCGAAAAGCTAACTGTCCCTGAGGTGTTCGATCCTAAGGAGAGTGAGCGTACTTTCACTATAGACCTTGTTGAGACCGCCTACACTGCGGTTTATCCGCAATTTATGCCGACAGCGCTTGCCGATGCACCCCATATCACCATCAACAGTTCTACGTGGAGTAGTGATAGTTTCAAACGTTTGCTCAAGCGAGAAGTCGATTTTGGTATCGGTATTTTTGAATTAGATGAACGCGCCTCAACCCATGTGCAATGTATTCCGGATGAATTGGATTACGTTGAGCTATGCCTGGATTATTCCGTTTGTTTGATGCGTAACGATCACCCTGCTTTGCAAGAAGAGTGGAACCTCGACACCTTTCTTAAGTATCGACACATACAATTGGTGACGGGCGGAGCGGGCGACTGGTTATTGATGGAAGTACTTAACGCTAAGCAGTTAGAGATCAACAAGGCCGCCAACGTGTCGGATATCACTAGTGCTATCAAACTGTGTAAACAGAGCGACCTGTTGATGTGCTATCCATACAACTCGGTGCGCGATTATATCGATAGCGGTGAATTAGTGATGAAGCCAGTTCCCATCGATTTGGTACCTGGAGGGTTATTTTTATTGTGGCACCATTACTTTGATTCTGAGCCTAGCCATCGCTGGTTGCGAGAGCTGATTGTTAAAAAGACGCAAGACTCTCAATAG
- a CDS encoding IS5 family transposase has translation MPKPRYKTTNWKQYNQALTNRGSLTFWIDEEAIAEWKQNKQGKRGRPRRFSDLAITTALMVKRVFSMPLRALQGFLDSVFKLANIPLVCPHYTCISRRAKEVEVSFKPKTRGVIQHLAIDATGLKVYGEGEWKVKKHGTDGKRRVWRKLHLAVDTSSHEIVAAELSLSNVTDGEVLPNLLKQTRRKIIEVSGDGAYDTRHCHDAIRIKRAVPLIPPREGAAFWEQGHPRNLAVGCQKLYGSNNKWKKRYGYHKRSLSETAMYRVKQLLGGKLSLRNYNAQVGETYAMIKALNKLTGLGMPETQYIV, from the coding sequence ATGCCTAAACCTCGTTACAAAACAACTAACTGGAAGCAGTACAATCAAGCCTTAACCAATCGTGGTTCTCTGACCTTTTGGATTGATGAGGAAGCGATAGCCGAGTGGAAGCAAAACAAACAAGGCAAGCGTGGTAGACCTCGCCGGTTCAGCGACTTAGCCATTACTACTGCATTGATGGTGAAACGCGTGTTCTCTATGCCATTGAGAGCGCTGCAAGGATTTCTAGACTCCGTATTTAAGCTGGCTAACATCCCACTTGTTTGCCCACACTACACCTGTATAAGCCGCCGAGCTAAGGAAGTTGAGGTTTCATTTAAACCCAAAACCAGAGGAGTAATACAACATCTGGCAATTGATGCCACTGGCCTCAAGGTTTATGGCGAAGGTGAATGGAAGGTCAAAAAGCATGGTACTGATGGGAAGCGCAGAGTCTGGCGTAAGCTACATTTAGCCGTTGATACTAGCAGTCACGAAATAGTCGCAGCAGAGCTGAGTTTATCTAACGTTACCGATGGCGAAGTGCTTCCCAACCTACTTAAGCAGACACGTCGTAAAATCATTGAGGTATCAGGTGATGGTGCTTATGACACAAGACATTGCCATGATGCAATACGTATAAAGCGAGCGGTTCCGCTAATCCCGCCACGCGAAGGGGCTGCCTTCTGGGAGCAAGGACACCCTCGCAATTTAGCAGTTGGTTGTCAGAAGCTTTATGGCTCCAACAATAAGTGGAAAAAGCGGTATGGCTATCACAAGCGGTCGCTATCAGAGACAGCAATGTATCGAGTGAAACAGTTGCTAGGTGGGAAATTAAGCCTGAGAAACTACAACGCTCAAGTTGGCGAGACTTACGCTATGATCAAAGCGCTGAATAAGCTTACGGGGTTAGGTATGCCTGAAACTCAGTATATTGTTTAA
- a CDS encoding SgrR family transcriptional regulator, whose amino-acid sequence MNKRKLELYEDLFQKMGPGTNKVTIEQIATAFMCSARHTRTLLKQMSEMNWLTWAPARGRGKRGQLNCVVEPIDACYAQVDKAIDSAKYEQAHQLVSFNKRDAAVGLKQYLERTSSQNDRTIYAPFHRKIGPLHPHKSIERTERHLIHEVFQTLVTYEGSELIGDLAHHWESDKGHMNWTFHLRSSAIFHDQSAVTAIDVVESLKALSLSVYWQRLYDHISDIEIASLHCIIIRLKTKDPSLPLLLSRAETAIMPKHSIYQPDMSYLPIGSGPFLVEVNSTRVLRLARNDQYSGHCALIERIELWIHPEWEQDKKCAENFFFLDGDENKYKVSTSDIGYFFILLNHSELQTTSIKNSLINLFQCNDQSSFEWPFPISFSYENNNENRNFARKLMRANSSINKKPIGRQHSYGRAVPNQDLAIGGIRLEGDRVTSLFAFFKLYPFWSKNLTWEQHDNLANTLNTIRKTESPTQKETLINGLITDLYNNNVLAIFKSESLTLTVPSRVRNVEINSIGWCDFAKLWVNPD is encoded by the coding sequence ATGAATAAACGTAAACTAGAATTATACGAGGACCTGTTTCAAAAAATGGGTCCCGGCACTAATAAGGTGACTATTGAACAGATCGCTACCGCCTTTATGTGCAGTGCAAGGCATACGCGAACTCTACTTAAACAAATGTCCGAAATGAATTGGCTGACTTGGGCTCCAGCTAGAGGACGAGGCAAAAGAGGGCAACTTAACTGCGTCGTAGAACCAATCGATGCTTGTTACGCACAAGTAGATAAAGCTATAGACAGCGCAAAATATGAACAAGCACACCAATTAGTGAGCTTTAACAAACGAGATGCTGCAGTCGGATTAAAGCAATATTTGGAGCGAACATCTAGCCAAAATGATAGAACTATCTACGCTCCATTTCACAGAAAGATAGGACCACTACACCCTCACAAATCTATAGAACGAACTGAAAGACATCTAATTCATGAAGTTTTTCAGACTTTAGTCACCTATGAAGGGTCAGAGCTTATAGGAGATCTTGCGCATCACTGGGAAAGTGATAAAGGCCATATGAATTGGACTTTTCACCTGAGATCCTCAGCAATTTTTCATGATCAATCAGCCGTAACAGCGATAGATGTTGTTGAAAGCTTAAAAGCCTTGTCTCTATCTGTGTACTGGCAAAGGTTATACGATCATATTAGCGACATAGAAATAGCTTCGTTGCATTGCATTATTATCAGATTAAAAACCAAAGACCCTAGCCTACCTCTGTTGTTGTCCAGAGCTGAAACAGCAATTATGCCTAAACATAGCATTTACCAGCCAGACATGAGTTACTTGCCCATAGGATCTGGGCCATTTCTTGTTGAGGTTAACTCAACTCGAGTTCTTAGGTTAGCACGAAATGACCAATACAGCGGCCACTGCGCATTAATTGAAAGGATTGAACTTTGGATTCATCCGGAATGGGAGCAAGACAAAAAGTGCGCTGAGAATTTCTTCTTTCTTGATGGTGATGAGAACAAATACAAAGTATCAACTAGTGATATTGGTTACTTTTTCATTTTACTTAATCATAGTGAGCTCCAAACCACTTCCATCAAAAATTCACTAATCAATTTGTTTCAATGCAATGACCAATCATCATTTGAATGGCCATTTCCCATATCGTTCAGCTATGAGAACAACAATGAAAATCGCAACTTTGCTCGTAAGTTAATGCGTGCCAATTCATCCATAAATAAAAAGCCTATAGGTCGTCAGCATTCATACGGACGTGCTGTACCTAACCAAGACTTGGCTATTGGTGGGATTCGATTAGAGGGAGATCGAGTTACAAGCTTGTTTGCTTTTTTCAAGCTTTACCCTTTTTGGAGTAAAAATCTAACTTGGGAGCAGCATGATAATTTAGCTAACACTTTAAATACCATACGTAAAACTGAGTCCCCTACTCAAAAAGAAACCTTAATAAATGGCCTAATAACTGATCTCTACAACAATAATGTTCTTGCGATCTTTAAGTCAGAGAGTTTAACGCTAACGGTTCCATCTCGAGTAAGAAATGTCGAAATCAACTCTATTGGTTGGTGCGATTTTGCAAAACTTTGGGTAAATCCAGATTAA
- a CDS encoding DUF1090 domain-containing protein, producing MNRHLKGSILLLSAFSFSSMASTTCNSLTGCEKKFCEIEYQIEQAKQYDNQYKVDRLTTALKAAKENCTNEGLKDDLRAKIESNEEDLAEYQADLEKAKQGNRSDKIKKYQRKIDKEQRKIDDLKQELSEIP from the coding sequence ATGAATCGACACCTAAAAGGCTCAATACTGCTCCTCAGTGCATTTTCTTTTAGCAGTATGGCAAGCACGACATGCAACTCACTTACTGGCTGTGAGAAAAAGTTTTGTGAGATCGAGTATCAAATCGAACAAGCTAAGCAATACGACAATCAATACAAAGTCGACCGACTCACAACGGCATTAAAAGCGGCAAAAGAAAACTGCACCAACGAAGGTTTGAAAGACGACCTTCGTGCAAAAATCGAATCCAATGAGGAAGATTTGGCTGAATACCAAGCCGACTTAGAAAAAGCCAAACAAGGCAACAGGTCGGACAAAATTAAAAAATATCAGCGCAAGATAGACAAAGAGCAGCGTAAAATTGATGACTTAAAGCAAGAACTGTCTGAAATCCCTTAA
- a CDS encoding SgrR family transcriptional regulator produces MGNLKRKLELYEKIFQAFGPGVSRCQVSQLATLLHVSERHVQTLLKAMTAQGWIEWQASSGRNKKAQLTCLIEPMEACYQYAQSQADSGNIEQVFSTLSFNGRNAGAALQAFLNSASQPAQSVAYIPFHRELEALHPQRVLRRTERFLVMQVCQRLTSIQQGNLSGDLAYHWQPNENATVWHFQVRNGVQFHSGQTLETQDIVRCLSSLSKSKLWHRCYQHIVEVSAVTGDVIKVTLSEPDWHLPRLLARTEASIYEHTSDNKLIGSGAFALEIFSSKMLRLNRNNAYSHSTPILNRVELWVYPEWSQTKACAQNQVCVKMPEKTVKVNGASNSDLQNCRSIFFKIQNPKLSQTTREFTVEDTSECQALFEQLSVSGDQKTSVEYGYYTATKDITLCSIIDENDTFSSWFNFFTRFPFGDLSLPVEMLATIEQALTSIQCEPDFEQAAKMLLKLKCWLYKTEVVVELKKEAFNLEVSEKIHGARVNGFGWCDLDKLWVSHI; encoded by the coding sequence TTGGGCAACCTAAAGCGCAAGCTTGAACTGTACGAAAAAATTTTTCAGGCTTTTGGGCCTGGAGTATCACGCTGCCAAGTCAGTCAACTCGCAACGCTTCTACATGTGAGTGAGCGTCACGTTCAAACCCTACTCAAAGCAATGACAGCGCAAGGCTGGATTGAGTGGCAAGCCAGTTCAGGACGCAATAAAAAGGCACAACTCACGTGTCTGATTGAGCCGATGGAAGCGTGCTACCAATACGCACAAAGCCAAGCAGATTCAGGCAATATCGAGCAGGTCTTCAGCACCTTAAGCTTTAATGGACGCAATGCTGGTGCAGCACTTCAAGCCTTTCTAAATAGCGCTAGTCAACCGGCACAAAGCGTCGCGTACATCCCCTTCCACCGTGAACTAGAAGCGCTTCACCCTCAGCGTGTACTAAGGCGTACTGAACGTTTCTTAGTGATGCAGGTTTGCCAGCGCCTAACCTCTATTCAACAAGGCAATCTGAGCGGTGATTTAGCTTATCACTGGCAACCCAATGAAAATGCTACCGTTTGGCATTTCCAAGTTCGTAATGGTGTTCAATTCCATAGTGGTCAAACGCTTGAAACCCAAGACATAGTACGATGTCTATCCTCACTATCTAAGAGCAAACTCTGGCATCGATGCTATCAACATATTGTTGAAGTATCGGCTGTCACTGGCGATGTAATCAAAGTGACTCTTAGCGAGCCTGATTGGCATTTACCTCGATTACTGGCTAGAACTGAGGCTTCGATATATGAGCACACATCAGACAATAAACTTATCGGCTCAGGCGCTTTCGCGTTGGAGATTTTCTCAAGCAAGATGCTTAGGTTAAACCGCAATAACGCCTACTCACACAGCACACCTATTCTCAATCGAGTCGAACTTTGGGTCTATCCTGAATGGTCACAAACTAAGGCGTGTGCGCAAAACCAAGTGTGCGTCAAAATGCCAGAGAAAACGGTAAAGGTGAATGGCGCGAGTAATTCAGATCTACAGAATTGCAGGTCAATCTTCTTTAAGATTCAAAACCCGAAGTTGTCCCAAACCACTCGTGAGTTCACTGTTGAGGACACCTCTGAATGCCAAGCTCTTTTCGAGCAGTTGTCAGTATCTGGCGATCAAAAAACCAGTGTCGAATATGGGTACTACACGGCTACCAAAGACATTACGCTGTGCAGCATTATTGATGAAAACGACACCTTTTCCTCATGGTTCAACTTCTTTACTCGTTTCCCTTTTGGAGATTTGTCACTACCCGTTGAAATGCTCGCAACCATCGAACAGGCTTTAACCTCAATTCAATGCGAACCAGACTTTGAGCAAGCCGCCAAAATGCTCTTGAAACTCAAATGCTGGCTATACAAGACTGAAGTAGTGGTTGAGCTTAAGAAAGAGGCATTCAATCTAGAGGTATCTGAAAAAATACACGGAGCACGAGTAAATGGATTTGGTTGGTGTGACCTCGATAAGTTGTGGGTTAGCCATATTTGA
- a CDS encoding Gfo/Idh/MocA family protein translates to MSDTQRKIKWGIAGLGNIANRFATALTEHCSFGELYAVSARDQSRAALFANKFDCDKAYGSYEAMAQDPDVEAVYIATVHPYHKPLAKLFLSHNKHVLVEKPAFTNLGDWLEMKALAEQNGVMLLEAMKTVVFPAYRELTAFLTSNQIKLDSIEASFGNEHDYDPNLFIFNPDLAGGATLDVGVYGLWFFYDLCRTLGITPSIPQVEMSSLYEGSNVDTDSCFQFSGEINAAISASTVRNLPRAARLTGPDITITIKEKWWNPAHITVEYKQETFTIEHPVQGNGFEYQIEHFLQLVLEGKLESDILSSKISAQVLETMEKALADAGYQHLTQPNV, encoded by the coding sequence ATGAGTGACACGCAACGTAAGATTAAATGGGGTATCGCAGGGCTCGGTAATATCGCGAATAGATTCGCAACAGCGCTAACAGAGCACTGCTCATTTGGCGAACTCTACGCGGTGTCAGCACGTGACCAATCAAGAGCGGCTCTGTTTGCTAATAAGTTTGATTGCGATAAAGCTTATGGATCTTATGAAGCCATGGCTCAAGATCCCGATGTTGAAGCGGTGTACATTGCCACGGTTCACCCTTATCACAAACCTCTAGCCAAGCTATTTCTCAGCCATAACAAGCACGTATTGGTAGAAAAACCAGCCTTTACCAACCTTGGTGATTGGTTAGAAATGAAAGCTCTGGCAGAGCAAAATGGCGTAATGTTGCTAGAAGCGATGAAGACCGTCGTGTTCCCAGCTTATCGCGAGCTTACAGCATTTTTAACCAGCAACCAGATTAAGCTTGATTCGATAGAAGCCAGCTTTGGTAATGAGCACGACTACGACCCAAACCTGTTTATCTTCAACCCGGATTTAGCCGGCGGAGCAACACTTGATGTTGGAGTGTATGGTCTGTGGTTCTTCTACGATTTATGTCGCACTCTTGGGATTACGCCTTCTATACCTCAAGTCGAAATGTCGAGCCTCTATGAAGGTTCAAATGTAGATACCGATTCGTGCTTCCAGTTCTCCGGAGAGATCAACGCGGCTATATCGGCTTCGACGGTAAGAAACCTGCCACGCGCAGCGCGATTAACGGGCCCAGATATCACCATTACGATTAAAGAGAAGTGGTGGAACCCAGCCCATATAACGGTGGAGTACAAACAAGAAACCTTCACCATCGAGCACCCCGTCCAAGGTAATGGGTTCGAGTATCAAATCGAGCACTTCTTGCAACTTGTATTAGAAGGAAAACTTGAGTCTGATATCCTAAGCTCAAAGATAAGTGCACAGGTTCTTGAAACCATGGAAAAAGCGCTCGCTGATGCAGGCTACCAACACTTAACTCAACCTAACGTTTAG
- a CDS encoding homocysteine S-methyltransferase family protein: protein MKTLTILDGGMGRELKEIGAPFSQPLWSAQALIEAPDFVSQAHQNFVDAGAEIIITNSYACVPFHLGEELFAQRGFELAALSGELAKAIADQAPQAVKVAGSIPPPFGSYRPDLFKVEEAASIIQTLYDAQEPNIDLWLVETLCSIQEFESIHGVLKQSTKPCYYAFSLEDTKGDSASIRSGESVKEAVKLVCQSNATGIMFNCSVPEVMDQAIIDTKQVMDKLGQDLEIGVYANNFAPISSEHEANDMLQEMRELDGQGYLTYAKRWHALGANIIGGCCGIGPKHIKALADWKPSTQS from the coding sequence ATGAAAACACTCACCATACTTGATGGCGGCATGGGCCGAGAACTCAAAGAAATTGGCGCGCCGTTCTCACAACCTCTTTGGAGTGCTCAAGCGCTGATTGAAGCCCCAGATTTTGTTAGCCAAGCGCACCAAAACTTTGTCGATGCAGGTGCTGAAATCATAATCACTAACAGCTATGCGTGTGTGCCTTTTCATTTGGGTGAAGAACTGTTTGCACAAAGAGGATTTGAGCTAGCAGCGCTGTCTGGCGAATTAGCGAAAGCAATTGCTGACCAAGCGCCTCAAGCGGTCAAAGTGGCAGGCTCTATTCCACCACCATTTGGCAGCTACCGACCTGACTTATTCAAAGTTGAAGAAGCGGCATCTATCATTCAAACCCTGTACGATGCACAAGAACCAAATATCGACCTATGGTTAGTAGAAACCCTATGCAGCATACAAGAGTTTGAATCCATTCATGGGGTACTTAAGCAATCAACGAAACCGTGTTACTACGCTTTTAGCTTAGAAGATACTAAAGGCGACTCTGCGTCTATTCGTTCAGGTGAGAGCGTAAAAGAAGCCGTCAAACTGGTTTGTCAGTCTAACGCGACAGGCATCATGTTTAACTGTTCAGTACCGGAAGTGATGGATCAAGCGATTATCGATACAAAACAGGTAATGGATAAGTTAGGCCAAGATCTAGAAATCGGTGTCTATGCAAATAACTTTGCTCCGATCAGCAGCGAACATGAAGCGAATGACATGCTTCAAGAAATGCGCGAGTTAGATGGCCAAGGTTACTTAACCTATGCAAAACGCTGGCATGCCCTCGGCGCTAATATTATTGGTGGGTGTTGCGGCATAGGACCAAAACATATTAAAGCCCTAGCGGATTGGAAGCCTTCCACACAAAGCTAA
- a CDS encoding lipoate--protein ligase family protein, with protein MKLTNKLVRYPHIDVDRAFEKEDELLQQIQNGEIGQALMLWQAKTPTLVLPAGKKWPVTFESRKQLEDQGWQLSSRKTGGAPVPQLPGVINLSHIYHWPSDEAYNIQKAYLHLCDVLTQFFRELGVDVDVHATPGSYCDGDYNLNINKQKIVGTAQRVLLKRGGGQIVLSQACILLDADLEHIVAPVNFYNQICSNPTVVEPHVHTLLSEHVTPMPNVDSLFQQLSQVFIKYA; from the coding sequence TTGAAGTTAACGAATAAGCTCGTGCGTTACCCGCACATTGATGTTGATCGTGCGTTTGAAAAAGAAGATGAGCTATTGCAGCAGATACAGAATGGTGAGATTGGACAAGCCTTAATGTTGTGGCAAGCCAAAACGCCGACACTTGTTTTGCCTGCAGGTAAAAAGTGGCCAGTGACGTTTGAATCTAGAAAGCAGCTTGAGGATCAAGGTTGGCAACTCTCTTCGCGTAAAACGGGTGGTGCTCCCGTTCCCCAGCTACCGGGCGTGATTAACTTATCGCACATTTATCATTGGCCGAGCGATGAAGCGTACAATATTCAAAAAGCTTATCTGCATTTATGTGATGTTTTAACTCAATTTTTTAGAGAGTTAGGCGTTGATGTCGATGTGCATGCGACTCCAGGTTCTTATTGCGATGGTGATTACAATCTCAACATCAACAAGCAAAAAATAGTGGGGACGGCTCAGCGTGTGTTGCTGAAACGCGGGGGCGGTCAAATCGTACTTTCCCAAGCCTGTATCTTGTTAGATGCAGACTTAGAACACATCGTTGCGCCCGTGAACTTTTATAATCAGATTTGCAGCAATCCAACTGTTGTAGAGCCACACGTTCATACGCTTTTATCTGAACATGTGACGCCCATGCCCAACGTAGACTCACTGTTTCAGCAATTGAGCCAAGTTTTTATTAAGTATGCGTAG